A section of the Candidatus Nomurabacteria bacterium genome encodes:
- a CDS encoding ROK family protein has protein sequence MYLIFDIGATKMRIAVSADGASFSEPKVLPSPEGAAELVSTFADVAQELLGGKKPKAICGGVTRKHYDARKGLAEIFDCPTYFENDAALAALGEARVGAGRGKNIVVYLTISTGVGGARVTNGRIDESANGFEPGSQILNLDNEQKTLEQLVSGRSLAKRFGKSPKEVSDPVIWDELARLLAHGLYNTAVHWSPEVIILGGSMILGDPRIDLITLEKHLRGIPSIFSDFPTIASAELGDFNGLHGALHFLQQKLSN, from the coding sequence ATGTATCTAATATTCGATATTGGGGCGACAAAGATGCGCATTGCCGTTTCCGCAGATGGGGCGAGTTTCTCTGAACCGAAAGTGTTACCGAGTCCTGAGGGGGCAGCAGAATTGGTGTCGACTTTTGCGGATGTGGCGCAAGAATTGCTTGGGGGAAAAAAGCCAAAAGCAATTTGTGGTGGCGTGACGCGTAAACACTACGACGCAAGAAAGGGGTTAGCAGAAATTTTTGATTGCCCGACTTATTTTGAGAACGATGCCGCCTTGGCGGCTTTGGGTGAAGCGCGCGTAGGTGCTGGTAGGGGAAAAAATATTGTTGTGTACCTGACGATCTCAACCGGTGTCGGCGGTGCACGCGTGACGAATGGACGAATCGATGAGTCGGCTAATGGTTTTGAGCCTGGTTCGCAGATATTAAATCTAGATAATGAACAGAAAACACTGGAACAACTAGTTTCTGGTCGGAGTCTGGCAAAGAGATTTGGTAAATCACCCAAAGAGGTTTCGGATCCGGTCATTTGGGATGAGTTGGCCAGATTATTGGCACACGGTTTATACAACACCGCTGTTCACTGGTCACCGGAGGTCATTATTTTGGGCGGGAGTATGATTCTCGGTGACCCGCGTATTGATTTGATTACGCTTGAGAAACATTTACGAGGAATTCCAAGTATATTTTCAGATTTTCCCACTATTGCCTCGGCAGAGCTCGGTGATTTTAATGGTTTACACGGCGCTCTTCACTTTCTTCAACAAAAGCTTTCTAATTAA
- a CDS encoding ribonucleoside-triphosphate reductase, with translation MTAAKNSLKQIKKRDGSVVPFDQSRIVIAVQKAMRASGEGDEGVAVKLATAVTRDLEKQMKKAGREYVPAVEEAQDLVEKQLIAHNLAAVAKAYILYRQRRTELRQEKGEVPKEVRELSAKSKQYFRNQLSEFVYHTTYSKWIPEKRRRETWVETVERYMSFMRENLGNKLKESEYAEIQQSILEMKALGSMRLLWSAGSAARKTNVAAYNCSFTAPSKWQDFAEVMYILMCGTGVGFSVEHQTVEMLPMIKRQTGKKISTFTIPDSKEGWCDAFSLGLETWSSGQDIEFDYSAIRPQGSRLVTMGGRASGPAPLRALLDFSREKMLARQGRRLSTLDVHDILCKTGEVVVMGGVRRSALISLSDVDDQDMREAKNGQFYLNQPQRSMANNSAVYNEKPTVPQFLDEWVNLVKSGSGERGVFNRGSLKQQLPDRRWKVFEKDAWSSGTNPCGEIILKSKQFCNLSEVVARAEDTEATLVKKVRVATILGTYQATLTKFPYLSKEWKKNCEEEALLGVSITGQFDSKVVRNPDVLRKLKEVAIETNREYASRFGINPSTCITCVKPSGNGSQLFDSSSGMHPRHAPYYIRRIRIENHNPLFHMLRDLGVPHQPEVGQTHETATTYVLEFPVKAPKGSVYKDEISALAQLEHWKMLKENFTEHNPSTTISVGEDEWLQVGNWVYHHWDIVGGLSFLPRSEHVYRLAPYEAITEEHYTKLVKSFPQIDFSKVVLYEYDDETSGSKELACVAGTCEIDLTPKEKVV, from the coding sequence ATGACCGCTGCCAAAAATTCACTAAAACAAATTAAGAAACGTGATGGCTCGGTTGTCCCTTTCGATCAGTCTCGTATTGTAATTGCCGTACAGAAGGCCATGAGAGCCTCTGGTGAGGGTGACGAGGGGGTTGCGGTTAAACTGGCCACCGCTGTTACCCGCGATCTTGAAAAACAAATGAAAAAGGCCGGGAGAGAATATGTTCCTGCGGTGGAGGAAGCTCAAGATTTGGTTGAGAAACAGTTAATTGCTCACAATCTTGCTGCCGTGGCAAAAGCGTACATCCTCTATCGCCAGCGTCGTACCGAATTGCGTCAGGAGAAAGGAGAAGTTCCTAAGGAGGTGAGAGAGTTGTCGGCTAAGAGTAAGCAATATTTCCGTAACCAACTTTCGGAGTTTGTTTATCACACTACCTACTCGAAATGGATTCCAGAAAAAAGACGTCGTGAGACCTGGGTGGAGACGGTTGAGCGTTATATGAGTTTCATGCGGGAGAATCTGGGTAATAAGTTGAAGGAAAGTGAGTACGCTGAAATTCAACAATCAATACTAGAGATGAAGGCGCTTGGTTCCATGAGACTTCTTTGGTCAGCTGGTTCTGCGGCACGCAAAACCAATGTGGCCGCCTATAATTGCTCTTTCACGGCACCATCGAAGTGGCAGGATTTCGCCGAAGTGATGTATATCTTGATGTGTGGCACTGGGGTCGGTTTTTCCGTAGAACATCAAACGGTCGAAATGCTACCAATGATCAAGCGACAGACGGGTAAAAAAATATCAACTTTCACCATCCCCGATTCAAAGGAGGGTTGGTGCGATGCCTTTTCTCTTGGTCTGGAGACTTGGTCCTCGGGGCAGGATATCGAATTTGATTATTCCGCAATTAGACCTCAAGGTTCGCGTTTGGTTACCATGGGTGGGCGTGCTTCGGGGCCAGCGCCGCTCCGGGCCCTCTTGGATTTCTCACGGGAAAAGATGTTAGCACGCCAAGGTCGCCGACTTTCCACTCTTGATGTCCACGATATTCTTTGTAAGACCGGTGAAGTTGTGGTGATGGGGGGCGTTCGTCGTTCAGCTCTAATATCCCTCTCGGATGTTGATGATCAAGATATGCGTGAAGCAAAGAATGGACAGTTTTATCTTAATCAGCCACAGCGAAGCATGGCCAATAATTCAGCTGTTTATAATGAAAAACCGACGGTGCCACAGTTCTTGGACGAGTGGGTCAATTTGGTTAAATCAGGTTCTGGCGAGCGGGGTGTTTTCAATCGCGGTAGCTTGAAGCAGCAGTTGCCAGATAGACGTTGGAAGGTTTTCGAGAAAGATGCTTGGTCTTCAGGTACTAATCCTTGTGGTGAAATAATTTTGAAATCTAAACAATTTTGTAATCTGTCAGAGGTTGTGGCTCGCGCAGAAGATACGGAGGCGACCCTGGTGAAGAAGGTTCGTGTGGCTACAATTCTCGGTACTTATCAAGCTACTCTGACTAAGTTTCCTTATTTGTCTAAAGAATGGAAGAAAAATTGCGAGGAGGAGGCCTTGCTTGGTGTTTCCATCACGGGGCAGTTTGATTCTAAGGTTGTCCGCAATCCAGATGTTTTGCGAAAATTGAAGGAGGTGGCGATTGAAACAAATCGTGAATATGCCTCTCGCTTTGGTATCAATCCATCCACCTGTATTACCTGTGTTAAGCCATCCGGTAATGGCTCACAACTCTTCGATTCCTCTTCGGGAATGCATCCGCGTCATGCGCCCTACTACATTCGCCGTATTCGGATTGAGAATCACAATCCACTTTTCCATATGCTCCGCGATCTTGGAGTGCCGCATCAACCAGAAGTAGGACAAACTCACGAAACAGCGACAACCTATGTACTGGAGTTCCCGGTGAAAGCGCCAAAAGGGTCTGTCTATAAAGATGAGATTAGCGCCCTTGCTCAGTTGGAGCACTGGAAGATGCTGAAAGAAAATTTTACCGAACACAATCCATCGACCACGATTTCTGTAGGGGAGGATGAGTGGTTGCAAGTCGGCAACTGGGTTTATCACCATTGGGATATTGTTGGTGGACTTTCTTTTTTGCCACGGAGCGAGCATGTTTATCGGTTAGCTCCATACGAGGCAATTACCGAGGAACATTACACTAAACTAGTAAAAAGTTTTCCGCAGATTGATTTTTCTAAGGTTGTACTTTACGAGTATGATGACGAGACTAGTGGTTCTAAAGAATTGGCCTGCGTTGCTGGAACCTGCGAGATTGATTTGACTCCAAAAGAGAAGGTTGTATAA
- the ftsH gene encoding ATP-dependent zinc metalloprotease FtsH produces MTQFGGQIILTILILFVLIGAYSSLKNNETTIREVPISELAKSITEGVVTEVSVSGDTLEATLQSGEMVRSKKETETALSSALQNYGVTSDKLAAVTVNVKEPSGLSFWVANLLPFLIPLVFILFLFWYISRQVKGASMQALSFGQSKAKIIDPNDSGQRITFKDVAGVREAKEELLEIVDFLKNPKKFLDIGARIPKGVLLMGAPGTGKTLLARAVAGEAQVPFLYLSGSDFVEMFVGVGASRVRDLFRLAKKLAPSIIFIDEIDAIGRHRGSGMGGGNDEREQTLNQILVEMDGFEPNEKLIVMAATNRPDVLDPALLRPGRFDRRVVLDNPDIRDREEILQIYARQKPLGPDVNLRIIAERTPGFSGADLANLMNEGAILAARESRSEITQFDLIRSVEKVMLGPERKSHILSIKEKKITAYHEMGHALVASVLPDADPVHKVSIISRGHAAGYTLKLPLEDRKLQSRQEFLDDIAMSLGGYAAEQLIFGDITTGASNDIAVSTSLARSMVTKYGMSDKLGPIAFDSGGSKMWWGGATGSETYSSETVQTAIDGEVAKIMTEALTRAKKVLNENRKALDKMSEELIKVETIDREDFDKLLILNGIKPKVADLADGAKIG; encoded by the coding sequence ATGACTCAATTCGGCGGGCAAATTATCCTGACAATTCTAATTCTGTTTGTTCTTATCGGCGCCTATTCTTCTTTGAAAAATAATGAAACCACAATACGAGAAGTACCCATCTCCGAATTGGCGAAATCAATTACAGAAGGCGTGGTTACGGAGGTCTCTGTTAGTGGCGATACACTGGAGGCGACGCTTCAGTCGGGCGAGATGGTAAGGTCCAAGAAAGAAACCGAGACCGCTCTCTCCAGCGCCCTCCAGAATTACGGCGTGACTTCAGATAAGTTGGCCGCGGTAACAGTGAACGTGAAAGAGCCCAGCGGCCTTTCTTTCTGGGTCGCAAATCTATTACCGTTTCTTATTCCTCTGGTTTTTATCCTTTTTTTGTTTTGGTATATTTCGCGTCAGGTGAAGGGGGCTTCAATGCAGGCACTCTCTTTCGGCCAGTCGAAGGCGAAGATTATTGACCCGAACGATTCTGGGCAGCGCATCACTTTCAAGGATGTCGCTGGTGTTCGTGAGGCCAAGGAGGAACTTCTAGAGATTGTCGACTTTTTGAAAAATCCAAAGAAGTTTCTAGATATTGGGGCTCGGATTCCAAAAGGGGTCCTTTTGATGGGTGCCCCCGGTACTGGTAAAACTTTGCTTGCTCGAGCGGTGGCTGGTGAGGCGCAGGTTCCTTTTCTCTATCTTTCTGGCTCCGACTTCGTGGAGATGTTTGTGGGTGTTGGTGCTTCTCGGGTGCGTGATTTATTTCGTCTGGCGAAGAAGTTGGCCCCGTCAATTATTTTCATTGATGAAATTGATGCCATTGGTCGACATCGGGGGAGTGGCATGGGTGGAGGCAACGATGAACGAGAGCAAACCCTTAATCAAATTTTGGTCGAGATGGACGGTTTTGAGCCAAATGAGAAATTGATTGTAATGGCGGCCACCAACCGACCGGATGTTCTTGACCCAGCTTTGCTTCGTCCGGGGCGCTTTGATCGACGTGTTGTTCTGGATAATCCAGACATCCGTGACCGAGAGGAAATTCTTCAAATCTACGCGCGACAGAAACCACTTGGGCCAGATGTTAACTTGCGCATTATTGCTGAGCGGACACCGGGGTTTTCTGGTGCCGATCTTGCGAACCTAATGAATGAGGGAGCAATTCTGGCGGCCCGGGAGAGTCGTTCGGAGATTACCCAGTTTGATTTAATCAGAAGTGTGGAGAAGGTGATGCTTGGCCCAGAACGCAAGAGCCACATTCTTTCCATTAAGGAAAAGAAAATTACCGCTTATCACGAAATGGGGCATGCTTTGGTTGCGAGTGTTCTGCCTGACGCTGACCCGGTTCATAAAGTTTCAATTATTTCTCGTGGGCATGCCGCTGGATATACCCTCAAGCTTCCACTAGAAGATCGCAAATTACAGTCGCGCCAGGAATTCTTGGATGATATCGCGATGTCGCTTGGTGGTTACGCCGCCGAGCAGCTCATTTTCGGTGATATTACCACTGGAGCCTCTAACGATATTGCGGTGTCCACATCTCTGGCCAGAAGCATGGTGACGAAATATGGAATGAGCGATAAACTTGGACCAATCGCTTTTGACTCCGGTGGAAGTAAAATGTGGTGGGGTGGGGCGACGGGGAGTGAGACTTATTCGTCAGAGACTGTCCAGACGGCCATTGATGGTGAGGTGGCCAAGATTATGACCGAAGCCCTCACGCGGGCGAAAAAAGTTTTAAACGAAAATCGCAAGGCGCTAGATAAGATGTCGGAGGAGTTAATTAAGGTGGAGACGATTGATCGGGAGGATTTCGACAAACTCCTTATCCTCAATGGCATCAAGCCGAAAGTCGCCGATCTCGCCGATGGTGCTAAAATAGGTTAG
- a CDS encoding four helix bundle protein — protein sequence MLPVLNKVKGAYLTWYRFYQDIPKIHRHSLGQRIDTLFVEVIEAISAASFLSREEKHPYVRLAIKKADTLRVLLMILWETKSFDDKKYTTLSVMLDEAGKMLGGWNGQLTKQNSPKK from the coding sequence ATTTTACCCGTTTTAAATAAGGTCAAGGGTGCTTATCTAACGTGGTACAGATTTTATCAGGATATACCAAAGATACACAGACACTCTCTCGGCCAGCGTATCGATACTTTATTTGTGGAAGTGATTGAAGCAATTTCTGCTGCGAGTTTTTTATCGCGTGAGGAGAAACATCCGTATGTCCGGTTAGCTATCAAGAAAGCAGATACTTTACGCGTACTTTTAATGATCTTGTGGGAGACGAAATCTTTTGATGACAAAAAATATACCACTCTTTCTGTAATGCTGGATGAAGCAGGAAAAATGCTCGGCGGTTGGAACGGTCAGCTCACAAAACAAAACTCTCCCAAGAAATAG
- a CDS encoding RNA-binding protein — MAKKLYVGGLPYTTTEDALKSAFAQAGAVETANIIMDRMTGRSKGFGFVQMTDDAEADKAIEMWNGKEFEGRKLTVNEARPLEARPPRRNGGFDRGGNNW, encoded by the coding sequence ATGGCTAAGAAATTGTATGTTGGCGGGTTGCCTTACACAACCACTGAAGATGCGCTGAAGAGTGCATTCGCTCAGGCTGGTGCTGTGGAGACAGCCAACATCATCATGGATCGTATGACCGGTCGCTCTAAGGGCTTCGGGTTCGTGCAGATGACTGATGATGCTGAAGCTGACAAAGCGATTGAGATGTGGAATGGGAAAGAATTTGAGGGTCGTAAACTGACCGTCAATGAAGCTCGTCCGCTGGAGGCTCGTCCTCCTCGCCGAAATGGCGGTTTCGATCGCGGTGGCAACAACTGGTAA
- the acpP gene encoding acyl carrier protein → MELNRDSVKDTVLKIVADHLGKDKNIITEESNFVEDLDADSLDTVEIVMSFEDEFEISVPDEEAEKLTTVGSVIEYICVSLRKAENYEKADPP, encoded by the coding sequence ATGGAATTGAATCGGGATTCAGTCAAGGATACCGTGTTAAAGATTGTCGCTGATCATCTGGGTAAGGATAAAAATATCATTACCGAAGAGAGCAATTTTGTCGAAGATCTTGATGCTGATTCTCTGGATACGGTTGAAATCGTCATGTCGTTTGAAGACGAGTTTGAGATTTCCGTTCCTGACGAGGAGGCCGAAAAATTGACCACCGTTGGTTCGGTGATTGAGTACATTTGTGTCAGTCTGCGCAAGGCAGAAAATTATGAAAAGGCCGACCCGCCATAG
- the typA gene encoding translational GTPase TypA, with protein MKIRNVAIIAHVDHGKTTLVDALLRQSKTKISKETVEKGDLIMDSNDLERERGITIFSKNASVNWDGVKINIIDTPGHADFGGEVERVLKMADGALLLVDAKEGPMPQTRFVLKKALNLGLKVIVVVNKIDKPGSRPDWALEETLGLFLDLGANDEQADFPVLYASGRAGVAGVTPKLEEMKDIAPVFDTILKEIKAPEGDVDGSLQMLVTTVFADEWKGRIATGRIYRGTIRAGQEVAHINREGLVSKERLVSLMTFDGLGRIETAEAQVGDIVAIAGLPDVTIGETIADIANPEALPLLSIEEPTVKVTFLPNDSPWAGREGQFTTSRELRERLYKELENDMALRVDDIAGGKGWIVSGRGELHLAILIERLRREGYELQVSRPQVITKVENGVEVVPFEEVFVETPEAYSGVVIEKMGKRHGQMADFRLENGIAHLKFTIPTRGLFGYRNEFLTDTKGLGIMNTLFLDYREDKQTWSEKERGSLVASDAGQTLLYSLVSLQERGTLFYGPGAQVYVGQVVGEHSRSGDLRVNPCKAKQLSNMRSKGDGGTEHFDKPHTMNLEEALEYIGGDELVEVTPKNVRIRKIILDEAEARRLARGIKN; from the coding sequence ATGAAAATTAGGAATGTCGCAATTATCGCCCACGTCGACCACGGCAAGACCACACTTGTGGACGCTCTTTTACGCCAGTCAAAAACGAAAATTTCTAAGGAAACCGTGGAGAAGGGTGACCTGATCATGGATTCCAATGATCTAGAGCGGGAGCGGGGTATTACAATTTTTTCAAAAAACGCGAGTGTTAATTGGGACGGAGTGAAGATAAACATCATTGATACTCCTGGTCACGCGGATTTCGGTGGAGAGGTGGAACGCGTTTTAAAAATGGCGGATGGAGCACTTCTTCTAGTCGACGCAAAAGAGGGCCCAATGCCCCAAACAAGGTTTGTTCTTAAGAAAGCCCTCAACCTCGGTTTAAAGGTCATTGTCGTTGTGAATAAGATTGATAAACCCGGAAGTCGTCCAGATTGGGCTCTAGAAGAGACGCTCGGTCTTTTCTTGGATCTGGGTGCAAACGATGAGCAGGCGGACTTTCCGGTACTTTATGCCTCTGGGCGTGCCGGCGTGGCAGGTGTGACACCAAAACTAGAAGAGATGAAGGATATCGCGCCTGTTTTTGATACGATCTTGAAGGAAATTAAAGCGCCGGAGGGTGATGTTGACGGGTCGCTCCAAATGCTTGTCACCACCGTCTTTGCTGATGAATGGAAGGGGCGTATTGCTACGGGTCGTATCTATCGTGGAACGATTCGGGCCGGACAAGAAGTTGCGCATATCAATCGAGAGGGCTTGGTTTCGAAAGAGCGCCTGGTTTCTCTTATGACATTCGATGGTCTTGGCCGTATTGAAACGGCAGAGGCGCAGGTGGGAGATATTGTCGCGATTGCTGGGTTGCCGGATGTGACGATTGGTGAAACGATTGCTGATATTGCTAACCCAGAGGCGCTACCATTGTTATCGATTGAAGAGCCAACTGTGAAAGTAACTTTTCTGCCTAACGATTCACCTTGGGCTGGTCGCGAAGGTCAATTTACCACTTCGCGTGAACTGCGTGAACGACTTTATAAAGAGTTGGAGAATGATATGGCGTTAAGGGTTGACGATATTGCTGGCGGTAAGGGTTGGATTGTGTCTGGAAGAGGGGAACTACATCTTGCGATTTTAATAGAAAGATTGCGTCGGGAGGGCTATGAGTTGCAGGTTTCCCGACCACAAGTAATTACAAAGGTGGAGAATGGTGTAGAGGTTGTACCGTTTGAAGAAGTGTTTGTCGAAACACCGGAGGCCTATTCTGGCGTGGTGATTGAGAAGATGGGTAAACGGCATGGACAGATGGCAGACTTCCGACTAGAGAACGGAATTGCTCATCTCAAATTTACCATTCCCACCCGCGGACTTTTTGGCTATCGAAATGAGTTTCTCACCGACACCAAGGGTTTGGGGATTATGAATACTCTTTTTCTCGATTATCGTGAAGATAAGCAAACCTGGAGTGAGAAGGAGCGTGGCTCTCTGGTGGCGAGCGACGCGGGACAGACGCTTCTCTATTCGCTTGTTAGTCTTCAGGAACGGGGAACCCTTTTCTATGGCCCTGGGGCGCAGGTTTATGTGGGTCAAGTGGTGGGCGAGCATTCACGGTCGGGGGATTTACGGGTGAATCCATGTAAAGCTAAACAATTATCTAATATGCGGTCCAAAGGTGATGGTGGGACGGAACACTTTGACAAGCCACATACGATGAATCTGGAAGAAGCTCTAGAGTATATCGGGGGCGATGAATTGGTGGAGGTAACTCCCAAGAATGTTCGTATTCGCAAGATAATTCTTGATGAAGCTGAGGCGCGTCGCTTGGCGAGAGGAATTAAGAATTAA
- a CDS encoding septum formation initiator family protein encodes MIKRPSNLGWRRWLYTRVSIVAIALVALLLGRAGWQVFWKQRLVINDRAQVESELSALMAREQKLRAEIDLLKSESGLEGKIREKFSVVKEGEKVIAIVARDKATTSTTTAERRSWWPF; translated from the coding sequence ATGATTAAACGGCCAAGTAATCTCGGTTGGCGGCGCTGGCTCTATACTCGAGTGTCAATCGTCGCTATTGCACTCGTCGCGCTTCTACTTGGACGGGCGGGCTGGCAAGTTTTCTGGAAACAGCGCCTGGTGATAAATGATCGGGCGCAGGTGGAGAGCGAGCTCTCGGCGCTAATGGCCCGAGAACAGAAATTGCGGGCGGAAATCGACCTCTTAAAAAGCGAGTCAGGGTTAGAGGGGAAGATTCGAGAGAAATTCTCGGTTGTTAAAGAAGGAGAGAAGGTGATTGCAATCGTTGCCAGAGATAAGGCCACAACAAGCACTACGACGGCGGAGAGGAGGTCGTGGTGGCCTTTTTAG
- the lepA gene encoding elongation factor 4: protein MDLSHIRNFSIIAHIDHGKSTLADRLLELTNTVEKRKMRAQVLDMMELERERGITIKMQPVRMKYQTGGGDYLLNLIDTPGHIDFSYEVSRALQAVEGVLLLVDATQGVQAQTFTVLNMAREFNLVIIPVINKIDSPIARLHETEQEIMELLKCSSAEILRVSGKTGEGVGELLEKIVTRIPAPKTEFVGNDPRALVFDYSYSNHQGVIIYARVFDGEIRRGSELSFSATGDKFVVLEVGSFLPEKHSLASLVAGEIGYIVTGLKRAGQAKVGDTVTSVSRALPAFPGYREPEPVVWASVYPENADDFTLLRQSLERLRLSDAALSFVEESSGSLGRGFRAGFLGLLHLEIIVERLKREFNLTLVVTTPSIGYEVKDLATGKTTLIYAPHLFPADTRGYEVMEPWVSASIILPPSYLGNVIKLFNSHEVLLLTTNNFSEDRSVLEVELPLRELMRHFFDELKSVSSGFASFSYQLCGLRRAEVVRLDVLVGGETVAPFARVVSRAKMEEEAKAVVEKLFKVLPRQLITIKIQAQALGRIISSRTISALRKDVTDYLYGGDITRKMKLREKQKKGKKKMQNIGSVNIPPEVFLRMVGSDK, encoded by the coding sequence ATGGATTTATCCCACATCAGAAACTTTTCAATTATTGCCCATATTGATCACGGCAAGTCTACTCTGGCGGATAGGTTGTTGGAGTTAACGAATACGGTTGAGAAACGTAAGATGCGAGCGCAGGTGTTGGATATGATGGAGCTTGAACGGGAACGGGGAATTACCATCAAGATGCAACCCGTTCGAATGAAGTATCAAACTGGCGGTGGGGATTATTTATTGAATTTAATTGATACGCCCGGGCATATCGACTTCTCCTACGAAGTTTCGCGGGCGCTTCAGGCGGTGGAGGGGGTTCTTCTGCTTGTGGACGCCACTCAGGGTGTGCAGGCGCAGACTTTCACTGTTTTGAACATGGCTCGTGAGTTCAATCTTGTGATTATTCCAGTAATCAACAAAATTGATTCACCAATCGCCCGGCTTCATGAGACCGAACAAGAAATCATGGAATTGTTAAAGTGCTCATCGGCGGAAATTTTGCGGGTGTCGGGAAAGACGGGTGAGGGGGTGGGCGAGTTGTTGGAAAAAATTGTGACGAGAATTCCTGCGCCCAAAACAGAGTTTGTTGGTAACGATCCTCGTGCCCTAGTTTTTGATTATTCTTACTCAAACCACCAGGGTGTTATTATTTACGCCAGAGTGTTTGATGGCGAAATTAGGAGGGGGTCGGAGCTAAGCTTTAGTGCTACGGGTGACAAGTTCGTGGTGCTAGAGGTCGGGTCTTTTTTACCGGAGAAGCATTCCCTTGCTAGTTTGGTGGCGGGAGAGATTGGTTATATTGTGACGGGTTTGAAGCGGGCTGGACAGGCTAAGGTGGGTGATACGGTTACGAGTGTTTCGCGAGCGCTACCCGCTTTTCCCGGATATCGTGAACCAGAGCCGGTTGTTTGGGCCAGCGTTTATCCCGAGAATGCTGATGATTTTACATTACTTCGGCAATCATTGGAGCGGTTACGGCTTTCCGATGCCGCTTTGTCGTTCGTCGAAGAGTCCTCTGGTTCGCTGGGGCGTGGTTTTCGAGCGGGATTCTTGGGTTTACTACATTTGGAAATTATCGTCGAAAGACTGAAGAGAGAATTTAATCTCACTCTAGTTGTTACCACCCCATCTATTGGTTATGAGGTGAAAGATTTAGCAACCGGGAAGACAACCTTAATCTACGCGCCGCATCTCTTCCCTGCCGACACACGTGGTTATGAGGTGATGGAGCCGTGGGTCAGCGCTTCCATCATTTTGCCACCGAGCTATCTTGGGAATGTCATTAAATTATTTAACAGTCACGAAGTTTTATTACTGACAACCAATAATTTTAGCGAGGATCGTTCGGTCTTGGAGGTAGAGCTTCCTCTCCGAGAACTGATGAGGCACTTTTTTGATGAGTTGAAAAGTGTCTCATCAGGCTTCGCCTCTTTCTCCTATCAATTATGTGGGTTACGACGCGCTGAGGTGGTGAGGCTCGATGTTTTGGTCGGGGGCGAGACTGTGGCCCCCTTTGCTCGGGTGGTCTCCCGGGCCAAAATGGAAGAAGAGGCTAAGGCGGTTGTGGAAAAGTTGTTCAAAGTTTTACCACGTCAATTAATTACGATTAAAATTCAAGCTCAGGCACTGGGACGGATAATTTCCTCACGGACTATCTCTGCTCTCCGTAAGGATGTGACCGACTATCTATACGGTGGGGATATTACTCGGAAGATGAAATTGCGCGAGAAGCAGAAGAAGGGAAAGAAAAAAATGCAGAACATTGGCTCGGTGAATATTCCACCAGAAGTTTTCCTTCGGATGGTCGGTTCAGACAAATAG
- a CDS encoding acyl-CoA desaturase produces the protein MSKSAQVFVFFVVVVPFVALGLAVWLWLSRGLDSFYLWLFLGRYLATGFGITVGFHRLFTHRSFETTKVIRFLLAVLGSMSVQGPIIQWVAAHRRHHEHSDKEGDPHSPNLHAKGLWGFLGGLWHAHTGWLFTFPAQKYQRYANDLVKDRMINRISRLFPLWVVLGLVIPAAIGGLVSSTWQGVGLGFLWGGLVGVFFVHHVTWSVNSVCHLWGTRPHETTDKSRNNPIFAPLAWGEGAHNTHHAFPQSARHGFRWWEFDSSYLIIKLLAYLKLAWDIKLPRQATPPN, from the coding sequence ATGAGTAAGTCAGCACAGGTTTTCGTTTTTTTTGTCGTCGTCGTCCCGTTCGTTGCACTTGGTCTGGCGGTTTGGCTCTGGTTAAGTCGGGGGTTAGACTCATTCTATCTCTGGCTGTTTCTTGGGAGGTATCTGGCTACTGGTTTTGGGATTACAGTTGGGTTTCACCGATTGTTTACACACCGTTCTTTCGAGACCACCAAGGTAATTAGATTTCTGCTAGCCGTCCTTGGATCAATGTCGGTTCAGGGTCCGATCATTCAGTGGGTGGCTGCGCACCGCAGACATCATGAACACAGCGATAAGGAGGGTGATCCACATTCTCCCAATCTTCACGCGAAAGGTTTATGGGGATTTCTTGGTGGTCTGTGGCACGCCCACACTGGATGGCTTTTCACTTTTCCAGCCCAGAAGTATCAACGGTACGCCAATGATTTGGTGAAGGATAGGATGATAAATCGGATTAGTCGACTTTTTCCGCTGTGGGTTGTGCTTGGTCTCGTCATACCGGCAGCAATCGGTGGCTTGGTCAGTAGCACTTGGCAAGGCGTAGGTCTCGGTTTCCTTTGGGGTGGATTGGTGGGGGTTTTCTTCGTCCATCATGTCACCTGGAGCGTAAACTCGGTCTGCCATTTATGGGGGACACGACCTCATGAAACAACAGATAAGAGTCGCAACAACCCAATCTTTGCGCCACTGGCTTGGGGCGAGGGTGCTCATAACACCCATCATGCTTTTCCCCAATCTGCGCGCCACGGCTTTCGTTGGTGGGAGTTTGATTCTAGTTACCTTATAATTAAGTTGCTTGCTTATCTCAAGCTTGCCTGGGATATTAAATTACCCCGACAAGCGACCCCGCCCAACTAG